In Portunus trituberculatus isolate SZX2019 chromosome 46, ASM1759143v1, whole genome shotgun sequence, a single window of DNA contains:
- the LOC123520291 gene encoding crossover junction endonuclease EME1-like: protein MATRTVHQLSSSDEDSEDSFPDLGVRVKSLKRRESEERIEPEPVDLTLSSDTEDVVKMLDEQPEEHLSPPMCKAPRLIERPLAASCLIEEEPPAFSCLSDEEPPAASCLIEEEPFAASSLCDEEPLVALCSSDEEPQFHKVYLPQSSGGQQAVKKSRKTTSKEEREAARHRREEAKQLRAAEKQKRALEKEAAKARREREKCLSRAQKPGECLKMLVVELERRLVEAREGGLVLSQLQEAGVSCRVVDGPVAASVTFFRADPLSGKESQADEAAVVVMRIEDFVSAVGQQMQGWGGEAGLCDLCCQWQATLGTPHLSLVVCGVEEYFKKQKNTKQQQVRSAVLGAKKSPGSSFQNISRVDMETALVMAQMECRVNHRLVSDGGKVALYVVQMAKAVAEAPYKREKSEALFSWYAEGSSTNSVRVDKNGVGLYKLWLQQLRQFTNVGVEMAQAVASRYPSPQALVQAYRQCGSQREAELLLADLRVRRGVGPLVSEKRVGPEFSRKVHLFFTSRDPDAHLANT, encoded by the exons ATGGCCACTAGGACTGTACATCAATTGTCCTCCTCAGATGAAGATTCAGAGGACAG CTTCCCTGACCTTGGAGTGCGAGTCAAGTCTCTAAAGAGGAGGGAATCTGAGGAGAGAATAGAACCAGAGCCAGTGGACCTGACCCTCAGCAGTGACACAGAGGATGTGGTCAAGATGCTTGATGAACAGCCAGAGGAgcatctttctcctcccatgTGCAAAG CTCCACGTCTCATTGAGAGGCCGCTTGCAGCTTCATGTCTCATTGAGGAGGAGCCACCTGCATTTTCATGTCTCAGTGATGAGGAGCCACCTGCTGCATCATGTCTCATTGAGGAGGAACCATTTGCAGCATCATCGCTCTGTGACGAGGAGCCACTTGTAGCCTTATGTTCCAGTGACGAGGAACCACAGTTCCATAAGGTCTATCTCCCACAATCCTCAGGAGGACAGCAG GCTGTCAAGAAATCCAGGAAAACAACATCAAAAGAGGAGCGAGAAGCAGCAAGACATCGGCGTGAGGAAGCAAAACAACTGCGTGCAGCAGAGAAGCAAAAACGTGCCCTTGAAAAGGAAGCAGCCAAGGCAaggcgagagagggagaaatgttTGAGTCGTGCCCAGAAGCCTGGTGAGTGTCTCAAG atgctggtggtggagcTGGAGCGGAGGCTAGTAGAGGCCAGGGAAGGCGGCCTTGTGCTCAGCCAGCTTCAGGAGGCAGGGGTGTCCTGCAGAGTGGTGGATGGCCCAGTGGCAGCCTCAGTGACCTTCTTTAGAGCTGATCCACTTTCTGGCAAG gAGAGCCAAGCAGAtgaagcagcagtggtggtgatgagaattGAGGACTTTGTCTCTGCTGTGGGCCAACAGATGCAAGGTTGGGGTGGAGAGGCAGGTCTCTGTGACTTGTGTTGCCAGTGGCAGGCAACCCTTGGTACACCACACCTGTCACTGGTGGTCTGTGGAGTGGAAGAATATTTCAA aaagcagaaaaatactAAACAACAGCAGGTGCGGTCAGCAGTGTTAGGAGCGAAGAAGAGTCCTGGTTCGTCTTTCCAGAACATCAGCAG gGTGGATATGGAGACAGCCTTGGTGATGGCTCAGATGGAGTGCAGAGTTAACCACCGATTGGTGTCTGATGGGGGGAAGGTGGCCCTGTATGTGGTGCAGATGGCCAAGGCTGTGGCTGAGGCACCTTACAA GCGCGAGAAGAGCGAGGCGCTATTTTCCTGGTATGCAGAgggcagcagcaccaacagcgTGAGGGTGGACAAGAACGGCGTGGGTTTGTACAAGTTGTGGCTGCAACAACTGCGGCAATTCACCAACGTCGGGGTGGAGATGGCGCAGGCTGTGGCCAGCCGCTACCCTTCTCCCCAGGCCCTggtgcag gcGTACCGTCAGTGTGGTAGCCAGCGCGAGGCGGAGCTCCTGCTGGCTGACTTGCGGGTGCGACGTGGGGTAGGGCCGCTCGTCTCCGAGAAAAGAGTTGGCCCCGAGTTCTCCAGGAAGGTACACCTGTTCTTCACCTCCAGAGACCCTGATGCACACCTCGCCAACACCTGA
- the LOC123520292 gene encoding thymidine kinase 2, mitochondrial-like — MWRCFSRAQRYSKVLRAASSESHCRQKASSDPLHRPRLTVCIEGNIGSGKTTLLEHFSQFPNVEITWEDVDSWCDVEGYNLLQMAYQDSSRWAHLLQTYAQLTFATGHGKGVSDGSKVKLMERSIHSARYCFLENQYRSGIITEAEYLVACYWYRQLTSITDCQADLVVYLRTNPQSCYDRVMGRGRPEEVGLPLQLLQDLHERHEEWLLEERFPTYGPVTVLNANADLPAMLKEYYTLEAFLAGTADKS, encoded by the exons ATGTGGCGATGTTTCTCAAGAGCCCAAAGGTACTCTAAAGTACTCAGGGCAGCCAGCTCAGAGTCACATTGCCGACAGAAGGCAAGCAGCGACCCTCTCCACAGACCCAGACTGACTGTATGCATCGAGGGCAACATCGGCAGCGGGAAGACAACCCTACTGGAACATTTTTCACAATTCCCTAATGTGGAGATTACATGGGAGGACGTGGACAGTTGGTGTGATGTTGAGGGCTACAATCTGCTGCAGATGGCTTACCAGGACTCCAGTAGGTGGGCACATCTACTGCAGACCTATGCTCAACTAACTTTTGCCACCGGTCATGGAAAGGGCGTCTCTGATGGGTCAAAGGTGAAGCTGATGGAGAGGTCAATCCATAGTGCAAGGTACTGCTTCTTGGAAAATCAGTACAGAAGTGGAATTATCACTGAAGCAGAATACCTG GTGGCCTGTTATTGGTATCGACAACTGACTTCCATCACAGACTGTCAGGCTGACTTAGTGGTATATCTGCGGACAAACCCACAGTCATGCTATGACCGTGTGATGGGAAGAGGCCGCCCTGAAGAGGTTGGCCTACCTCTACAGCTCTTGCAAGACCTCCATGAGCGACATGAGGAGTGGTTGCTGGAAGAAAGGTTTCCAACATATGGTCCTGTAACAGTGCTAAATGCCAATGCTGACTTGCCTGCCATGCTAAAGGAGTACTATACACTTGAGGCCTTCTTGGCTGGGACAGCAGACAAAAGCTGA
- the LOC123519709 gene encoding protein prenyltransferase alpha subunit repeat-containing protein 1-like, which produces MSVHSLDLATLARAEGFTTSTTTPPPCKQMATLPQHLQHGYKQHNQEMEEATCERIIKKLDSLIRQDPLMDEFDIVFSPGEVNRSPVVSVEHKLGLESWCLKHVYAHGHANILKTRHSKKIQDPAPMLRWTQFCLLVAPEVATFWNIRKQLLQHGSLLVDADLHLTRLVLSRKPKCMEVFQHRKWLFHHILAPCPPLSSPSCASDHHNGSGPDEEPNRRFLLGELEICRWTADKHQNNYHAWNHRLWVLQQLAERPPGLAEVCCAEYEACHRWVRTHVSEHSGLHYMQQLLATLVTLVAEGVLPTLAEAVPSATSPKDLYCTELEFNRSLIEQYPGHEALFCHRRVLLQQLQDILLHAAPVHRTASPPPPALKRSCVETVNGEWSTALLSERDLVNKCLQTDSYQKTLGERHAHWLSNVLAV; this is translated from the exons ATGTCAg TACACTCCCTAGACCTGGCAACCCTGGCCCGAGCAGAGGgcttcaccaccagcaccaccacgccTCCACCATGTAAACAAATGGCAACACTCCCTCAACACTTGCAACACG GATATAA GCAACACAaccaagagatggaggaagccACCTGTGAAAGGATAATCAAAAAGCTAGACTCTCTCATCAGGCAGGACCCTTtaat GGATGAGTTTGACATTGTGTTCTCTCCGGGTGAGGTGAATCGGTCCCCTGTAGTGAGTGTGGAGCACAAGCTTGGCCTTGAATCATGGTGCTTGAAGCATGTGTACGCCCATGGTCATGCCAACATCCTCAAGACTCGCCACTCTAAAAAGATCCAAG ACCCTGCTCCAATGCTGCGGTGGACACAGTTCTGTCTTCTAGTCGCTCCAGAAGTCGCCACATTTTGGAACATACGGAAGCAACTACTACAGCATGGCAGTTTGTTAGTAGATGCTGATCTCCATCTCACTCGCCTTGTGTTATCTCGAAAGCCAAAGTGTATGGAAGTATTTCAGCACCGCAAGTGGCTTTTCCATCACATTTTAGCTCCTTGTCCACCTCTGTCATCCCCGTCTTGTGCTAGTGACCACCACAATGGCAGTGGGCCTGATGAGGAGCCAAACCGCAGGTTCTTACTTGGGGAGCTGGAAATATGTAGGTGGACAGCTGACAAACACCAGAATAACTATCATGCCTGGAACCACAGGTTATGGGTACTGCAGCAGCTAGCTGAGCGACCTCCTGGCCTGGCTGAAGTGTGTTGTGCTGAGTATGAGGCATGTCACCGCTGGGTGAGGACACATGTCAGCGAGCATAGCGGTCTCCACTACATGCAGCAACTCTTGGCTACCCTGGTCACCTTGGTGGCTGAGGGAGTTCTTCCTACCTTGGCTGAAGCTGTGCCATCAGCTACATCGCCTAAAGACTTATACTGTACTGAGCTAGAGTTCAATCGCAGCTTGATAGAGCAGTATCCAGGTCATGAGGCACTGTTCTGCCATCGGAGAGTGCTGCTACAGCAGCTACAGGATATCCTGCTGCATGCTGCACCAGTGCATCGCACagcttctccaccacctccagccCTCAAACGTTCATGTGTAGAGACAGTGAATGGTGAATGGAGCACTGCTCTGCTCAGTGAGAGGGACCTGGTGAACAAATGTCTACAAACTGATTCGTACCAGAAAACCCTTGGGGAGCGACACGCTCACTGGCTCAGCAATGTGCTGGCTGTCTAG
- the LOC123520298 gene encoding OTU domain-containing protein 3-like yields the protein MARKREERAAHSSKRAARRERQSNGQDQNFVSLKQQLVAMGLTLREIPGDGNCLFRALGDQLDGTTTNHHKHRHQVVDYMRQHREDFEPFVEDDVPFDRHCNNLAQLGTYAGNDCIVAFARLNQVSVVIHQLNTPCWQINGTESKKGVMELHISYHNGDHYNSVRRLGDSTSGPARIKMSTTTLSSAATATAAAAVPKASMKGFEDDDYDEDEEEGIREDSYECHLLHLPHMSNGHHGMSRMEQELMEQTGCEDLGLVQKYLCAHDYQVREAADALINYIVHQHKGEYPQTSPSCSHGQLCSPEGITSSPMVGGMGMSRMPPTYRKMTQQEKLHHRLQTQQHLSNSKRKELKKQLRKQEANERKRQRQAGQEFDDFGADESEVILVKDIGCLSI from the exons ATGGCACGCAAGAGAGAGGAGCGTGCAGCTCACAGTAGCAAACGAGCAGccaggagggagaggcagagcaaTGGCCAAGACCAAAATTTTGTGTCCTTGAAGCAGCAGCTAGTGGCCATGGGTCTAACTCTGAGAGAGATCCCTGGGGATGG GAATTGCTTATTCCGGGCACTGGGAGACCAGCTGGATGGCACTACCACCAATCATCACAAGCACCGCCATCAAGTGGTTGATTACATGAGGCAGCACCGTGAGGACTTTGAGCCTTTTGTGGAGGATGATGTTCCTTTCGATAGGCACT GTAACAATTTAGCTCAGCTGGGTACCTATGCTGGCAATGACTGTATTGTAGCTTTTGCCCGACTAAATCAAGTATCTGTGGTCATCCACCAGCTCAACACACCTTGCTGGCAA ATCAATGGCACCGAGTCCAAGAAGGGCGTGATGGAGCTACACATCTCGTACCACAATGGAGACCACTACAACAGTGTCCGCCGTCTTGGGGACTCCACTTCTGGTCCTGCCCGCATTAAGATGTCCACTACTACACTTTcctctgctgctactgctactgcagctgctgctgttccCAAGGCCTCCATGAAGGGGTTCgaggatgatgattatgatgaagatgaagaggagggtaTAAGGGAAGACAGCTATGAATGtcatcttctccatcttccGCATATGTCTAATGGTCATCATGGGATGAGCCGGATGGAGCAAGAGCTGATGGAGCAGACTGGCTGTGAGGACTTGGGGTTGGTACAAAAATACCTGTGCGCCCATGACTATCAAGTGCGTGAAGCAGCAGATGCTCTCATCAATTACATTGTTCACCAGCACAAAG GGGAGTATCCACAAACTTCACCAAGCTGTAGTCATGGTCAGCTGTGTAGCCCTGAAGGCATCACTTCTAGCCCTATGGTAGGAGGAATGGGAATGTCCAGGATGCCACCAACTTATCGCAAGATGACCCAACAGGAAAAGCTCCATCACCGTCTGCAGACTCAACAG cACCTTTCTAACTCCAAACGGAAGGAATTGAAGAAGCAGCTGAGAAAACAAGAGGCCAATGAACGCAAGAGGCAACGACAGGCAGGGCAGGAGTTTGATGATTTTGGTGCAGATGAGTCTGAGGTGATCTTGGTGAAGGACATTGGGTGCCTCAGCATCTAG